The Glycine soja cultivar W05 chromosome 9, ASM419377v2, whole genome shotgun sequence sequence CAATatgacttttttcttcttcaaaatgtCATGAGTTTTTAAAGTGAtcagttttgtttttctcattatcatataaaaaaattctcattaGAAATGACCCATGTACATAGTTgtctttaataataattattttataaaaagaattaattaataatggcaTTAATATATTACTAgtgaaaattaattcaattattaattatttataataaattaatgaaattaatgagGGTATTAAtgaaattagaattttattattaaatactaggtaattaagattaaaatagaaaatgttattgtataataaaaaaaacaaagtgaaaatAATATAGTCTTGTATTTTTGTATATGGTCCTGTGGAGATTGGTCTTGCTCTCAGAACCAAATTAATCTATGAAAAGCTCTACTTCTTTTTTGGTTAGGAAACATGTGCTCAAACTCTCGAACAATAGGGAACGTTGCAAGCACTAATTTATTCACTAGCCACTTTTGAAGAAATCTATAAAAGAAAATCTTAACACCCTTCCACTATGTCTTGGAAgacattaggaaaaaaaaatgactttggtgtgaagaaaacataaaaagaagaCTCTACAATTTGGTTAAAACAATTTAACATTACTTGGTTAACACAAAGTCAATCATTACCAAGGATACTATGAAattcaatattaaattaacaAGAAACAACTTATCTTGAATCACAAGAAGACAGTCTATACAAACATATATTATTCTCGGTAAGAGTAGATATAGTCGACAAAAAGGTAAAGGTTTAACAAATAGTTATATACGATACATACaatcaaaaagaaataaaagaatggGTTACTCCTAAGTCATACAACACAACTAGGGTTCTTGATTTTGGAAAAACATACCTTGAATTAGATTGTCACCCCTTTGAAGACCCTCCCTTTAGCATGAGGTGTTGGGTTGGGTGCTCCTCCCTTTTTCAAGTTTGGACAGTCCTCGGTGAAGTTTAGCAATTAATATGCTAAAAAATCATTCAGTTTCAAAATGGGTGTTTATGGGTTGGATTAGACCAGATTTAGTTAACCCCATTTTTAAATagatacaaatttttttaggttGGATTGCGTTAAATTTGTGCAAATTTTTTACATATCTAATCCGATCATAAATGGATTGGATTAATCGGAtctcaatatttaaaataattttttaatttattaaaaattaaacttttttagaataataatttatttttgcttaAAACTTTATAAGTATGTAATGACTAAATAcactaaaaaaagattaaattacattatttgattaatagaattaattattttaatgataatataatattttattttatataaaaataaagtattaaaataaagtattgtATTAGTATgagaaaacataaacaaaattaagataaaagataaaaataacaactcaaaaaagaaaaaaaaatcatggatgatttaatttaataaactatgtgaactaaaaattaatgtgttctgaatttaataattaatttatatataataataaatttaattatatgatttgaGTTGAGTTaggttaaaaaagaaattactcAACCCATATATGATCGGGTCTTAATTAGATTAGATTGAATTTGACCCAAACACTTAAAAATTCAACCCAATATAATTGTATTAAGTTGGATCACGGGTTGATTTGGATCCGTCAATACCCTTATCATTCTGACAAAGCATATTATCCTATATCCTTCATGCATTTAGTATATCCTTCAAGTTTGGGATTCACAATTGTCACATTCTTCTTACTATACAGTTTGTGCATTTTTGTGTTTGGATTTAGATTTGGATTTGGGGTATAACaattttttaccatttttagttgctagaatttattttaatacaccTAAACAATTTCTAAGGGTTTATAACTAGTAAATAATGAACTGTCACCAAagaagaatataattaatatcatgTTATCAATTAACAATGATATTTGATGGTTTGACTAAAAATATTGATGGACAAAAACATCAAgactaaatttgataaaaaaaaatttattcaaattctaaaagtgaaaaattgaaaagttcaaGACTAAAAACACaataaccctaaattaaatactattcaaaaaaagaatttgatttttcaataatttttattcaactcaaataaaattatctctcatgataaaaacatagtttttatactaaaataaaaacaaaaacacatggAGTGAATGAATTGCTACAAGTTATTCCAATTTAAgcaattatttaaaacttagTTGAATACTCAacgtagattttttttttggtttacctTGAATAGTTCTACTATATCttgaattaaaggaaaaaaaatctctcGAGTAAAATTGTGGGATAAGTAGCCTATTAAGTCCCTAGAGGgttacaatttaatttatatattttttaaatcaccaatttaatttacaaatggGTAAATATTGCAATAAATTAGTTCAATACTTTATTATAAGTCTTGTATGTTTTGAGCTAATAATAAGTAATATATTTGTGGGATTATTTTGACATTAAGTGCATAgtttgttgtaatttttatacatttatgaACTAAATtgctcattaaaaaaatgtaggattaaattgttaataaataataattcaacaactaaataaattatttatccaatATTGATTTCTagaaatcattttgtttataaaaaaagataaataaccaaattattcttaaaagtgTGAAACATTGATAAATTAATGCCACAAATTAGTCCTCATATTAAATTTGTgagattaattttgttattaacatttaattttcaataattaatttgatattaagttataaagtttaagaattaatttatcattaattattcacataattaatttatcatacttTTTTCATAAACTAAATTTCAATCTTTTCATCTTTCAAACAACTAATTTATCAATATCTTATACTTTCACGAACGAATTTAACtacttattctaaaaaaaataaaaaattgttaagggTAAAACGTAATTAATTTAATGCCAACCCAAATAGAAGTGAGCTGTGCACGGAGTCGCGTGACCTATGCTGCTGGGAACCGAAGACTGGATAACATTTTCTCTATACCATACAGAATTCCTCTGCTTAATCTACTCAGTCACTAGCATTTGCTGCATTACCATTCACTACTAGTTTTCCCACATGCTTTAACTAgcgcttttttttctttctattttcattaTCCAATGGCTTCTTCTATTCCTCTTTATCAACCAACCAACACCTTATTCTCCAACACCCAGGTTccaatttcttctctttttgtgTTTCTTCAATCTGAATCTCTTCCCaaccttgttttctttctgaacAGTTCAAAGGTTCGCGCCGTGGCTTCTTGTGGCGACCCAGTTACTCGTTTGGCTCTCGTGCTGAAAACAGAGCACGACCCATCAAAGCTTCGGTTGGTGCACCACCATTTCCCCTGTTTAAGCCTCCCCAAGTTGAAGAAACATCTTCCGAggtaaatttcatttattttttgttctttttttcctGTTTTGCCTCTGGCTTGTTTGCTAGTTGGTTGTTGTTTTTGATGGTTTGGTAGTAATTGACACCTAGGAGCAGTTAGAGTGAGTTATGTTTCCATAATTTGATGTGGTTTCATGTTGACAACACTTaggccatgtttggatgagtttcTTCATAAGTACTTAGAgggaaagaaaaattgaattctTTTTCCATAAGCTCAAATCAACTTACGTGGAGATATAAGGTTCACCTAGTGGTTGGGGAAGGGTGAAGGGAAAAGGTGTAACATCTCAGAAGGGAGGGGAGAGGTCGCGGGTTTGAATCCCCTCAACTGACAtatctaacaaaactaacaaactaacatttgcagtttaaaaaaaatcaatttatgtaCTTAACTTTTATTGAAACTTTCTAATCTATCTTATCCGGGAGCTAAGGTGTATAAGTTGACTAGTACTTCTGTGCTTGTCTTTATGCATTTGACAAAATAGCTAGTAAATATACAGTAACAATGTATGTGCCAAATCCATCCATATAGTTCATGACTGTTATATACTAAGAAGTTGATATAGATACATGGGCATATTGAGATTAAGAAAAGTAGAAATAAGTGGGAACATGATAGGGTCTAAAGTGAGAAGTAGAAAAGAGAGCTTATAGTGAGAAGCAGAAAAAAATGAGGGAAAATAAGGTTTACACCAAAAGCAGGAGAACTCTAAAAGAGATGCTGGGAAGATATGTAACTCAGAGGAAAGAAGTTAGGAATGGAGAGACTACAGATAGCTACAACGATCGGaagtcttaattaattaattgataataataattttattaacaacaacaacaaagtagGGGGCATGGGAGGGAAACAAAGGTGGTAGGGAGCTGACACATGTCTAGCTAGAGCATTGTTTAATATATAGTAAGCAAATAGATTTGATGTATTTTTATGTTCATAACATTAACAGTTAAGAGTTATAAGGTTGATTTGGTggttgaagggagaagggggaGGGAGAGGTCACGAGTTCGAATCCCTCTCACtaacattttaacaaaaactaacaattaacatttgctGAAACAATTGGAGGTGGGATTTCAAATGGAGGAGGAATTTGTTTGATCATGAAAGTGATCTAGCTGTGAATTTTATGGAGGAGATCACTTCCATAACTATTCAGAGGCATGTTAAGGATATCATGATATGGAAAGCTGATCCTAGTGGTGTTTATTCCACTAAGTCTGCCTATAAACTATTGATAACCCCCTCTACCCCAGCCTCTGATGTGAGAACCTCAACATTACCATGGAAGATGAAAATTCCCCCAAAAGCTGCAGCTTTCACTTGGAGGCTTCTTAAAGATAGACTCCCCACTAGAGCCAATCTCATAAGAAGAAGTGTGATTATCTAGAACTCTGATTGTCCTCTCTGTGGCCAAGAGCAAGAGGAGGTGGggcatttatttttcaattgtaaGAGGATAGTAGGTTTATGGTGGGAGTCCATGAGTTGGATACAGGTTATGGGACCTCTCCCAGCTTCTCTAGTTGaccattttcttcaattttgtgaTGGGTTTGGAGCAGAGATAAATCATAGTTCATGGTGTGGATGGTGGGTTGCTCTGACCAGTACCATATGGCAGCATAGGAACCTCCTGATTTTTCAGGACAAACCTTTTGATTCCCTGAAAGTCATGGAAGATGCTTTGTTCTTAGCCTGGTCTTGGTTAAAAGCTAGAGGAAAAGGTTTCAACACTAGTTTTAACCACTGGTCTTCCAATATCTCGGAATCCTTTGGTTAATCTGTGTGGGATAACCTTTTCAGTTGGGTTAGCTTGGGTTTTTTTGGAGGGCAGCACCAGAGGTGCTTTGTATTTCCTTTATCCAGTACCCCTTGTACTGTTTTtgcttataataatatatataattttgccttcccaaaaaaaaaaacatttgctgataaaataaaataaaaaagtgaatgtTATTTCTGTAATTTGACGTGTTTTTATGGTTATAACACATAATGTGGTAGAGTGAGTGTTGTTTCAAATTTGATCTGCTTTTATGCTCATAATTCTTGATATTAAGATTCAGTACGTTCTTTCTTGAACGACCCACATTTGGATGAATTCTTCAAGGGGTTTCTGTTTAAATGAGATGTTTGttgtgatttttctttattttctattttgttaatttatttgttcCTCTAGTTGGAGCCTGCAGATCCTGATTTCTACAAGATTGGTTATGTCCGAAGCATGCGAGCTTATGGAGTTCATTTTAAAGAAGGGCCAGATGGTTTTGGTGTGTATGCTTCCAAAGATGTAGAGCCTCTTCGCCGAGCAAGGGTGAGTAGCTTCATTTAATATTGCTAGTTGCTACAAGTGATGTTACTCTACTTACGTTCTACCAGAGATATATCCTTTCCAATTGCTAGTGGTGGCACAAGTGTAAATGATGGCACATGAAGTCAACTTTCATCATTTTTGCACAATtagttatttgtataatatgttTTAGgcttaatttcactttttaccCCCAACAAATTAAATTGACACATTTTaccctcaatttttttaaaaacttgcaAATTTTACCTTCCGTTGTTGAGCTGATGTGACATGCAAAATAAGCATAAAAATTGGGGGTAAAATTcaccaaaaagtaaaaagttaGGGATAAAATTCGTCTAAAAGTGAAAAAGTTGGGGGTAAAAGTTCAATTATTTTAGCATGGCATGTTAGTTCAATGTCAAAAGgtaaaatttgctagttttttaaaaagttgaggGTAAAATGCACCAAATTAATTTGTTGGGGTAAAATTCGCCAAAATGTAAAAAGTTGGGGGTATAAAGTGCAATGAAGCCTATGTTTTATGATTATATTCTTAATTCTTAATAGCTGTCCATGGATGATTTGCCTAATGTTGTACTTGGGCAGGTTGTAATGGAAATTCCTCTTGAATTGATGTTAACCATAAGCAAGAAGCTCCCATGGATGTTTTTCCCTGATATAATTCCCTTGGATCATCCAATATTTGATATTATCAACTCAACAAATCCAGAGGTAATTACAATCTCTTCTAAGTTCATTTCATAATAAGATATAACCAATTTGCTTGgttgttttcacttttcatgATAAATACATACATTACCAATGTATCACCCTTTGTTTTAACTATTGTACCTGctacaaaagtaaaaaatgttCTGGTTATCTGCTTAATGTAATTGTGCAAATCTTTGTGGCAGACAGATTGGGACCTAAGGTTAGCATGCCTTCTCTTATACGCATTTGATTGCGAAGGCAACTTTTGGCAATTGTATGGCGACTTCTTACCGAGTGCAGATGAGTGCACTAGCTTACTTCTGGCTTCAGAGGTGTGCATAAAACAAACTGGTTTTGCATCATTGAACCATGGTTTGATTGTGGTATTCCCTTTTCGAAATTATTACTGATCAATTCTTGATATCAAAGGGAGATCATGTACGTAGTAGATGTTTCAATTCCCACTTAATCTGCTGTTTCAAGGTTTTTTCCTTGAAAGCATTTTGATGTGCAGTTTCTGTGTTGAAGTTGGATCATATTATAAGACTAGGAAAAGTAATTATTCTTAATAATATATGAGCTAGTTGTTTAGTTTCTTTCTGGTTTTCTGCTTAGATTTTAGAGACACTTTGCCTAGTTCTTATCTTAAGATATTTGTAACTTGTAACTCAAGCcattttaggtttttatattttgtatttcttaTGGAAACCTCAAAGATAACTCATTTTTGTTGAGCCACAAGATACATATCAACTCTCTTGAGTTGGTCTGGATTAATCCTTTgtaattttaagattttgttgTATACACTCACATGCATTTGAGAATGGCTATATTTTGAAACTTACAATACAGTTTTAGTAGTAGTTTTATATCATATATTGATCTGTATCACCAGGAGGAACTTTTGGAGCTGCAGGATTCCGATCTTGCTTCCACTATTAGAAAACAGCAACAACGAGCCTTAGAATTCTGGGAGAGTAACTGGGTAAggagaattttttttgtcaaatttgtTAGTCTCCCATTGTGCATAAAACTTACGATGCATTAACAAATTGTGTTAATCTCATTTAGCACAGTGCTGCACCCCTTAAAATAAAGCGTCTTGCACATGATCCTCAAAGGTTCGCTTGGGCAGTAGGTATTGCACAGTCACGATGTATTAACATGCAAACGAGAATTGGTGCTCTAAATCAAGAAGCAAATATGCTGATTCCTTATGCTGGTGAGCTCAGTTCTTCTTAGTTTGTGTGACTAAATATGATACTTTTTATGTACTCTTATAATCAAACAAGTCCCTTATCttcaaatttcactttagttttattttcttaatgagTTTATTTATTGTGATGTCACTTACCTGTTTCAGGagaaaatttagaaatttagagaaaaaaattaaactggagaaaagaaacatacaaaaccaagtgttattattattattataaatttataataggaGTATGTACTACTACAGGAGGATTTAAAAACCTTCCCTATTTTAGATGTTCATTAATATTTAAAGTTGATGAACCAGTGGCATAAATTTGTTCATGGGACGGATTTTTTTCTCTGCCTGGCAGAACAAAGCATCAAACTCTTTGAGAAGGGAACAAGTGTGTAAAATGTGTACTTACTTTCTCTTGGGggaatttctttctttccttttaataATCTGATGTCTGAACTGTAGATATCAATAGAAATGAAGTTTGTAGAGTGATTGGAATTAATATTATGGGTTGTGAGATAGCTATGAGCCTTTTCATTTTCTcattgacttttttttgtattaaatttgatttgatttccagttctaaaaaaaaatctttatccaTTCATTGTCATTGCTTAACTTGTTTATCGTCTTGTTAGAATTATAAcagttttcacatttttttccaacaaattAGAATACAAGTAAACTAACACTACTAGGCAGTCCTTGGAATTATCTGTTTTCCTTAAGATGACCTTtgtaatgagaagaaaaaaaaacaaaaaacgacATGGTTGAGGGAAAGAAGCAGGCAAAAATGTGTAAAagttgatttatatatattacagGTGGTGGAAGTGCTTCTTACTTTTCCTACTTACGATGTTTTTTCAACTAAGGTCATTGACTAATTTGGTCTTACTTT is a genomic window containing:
- the LOC114425730 gene encoding protein PLASTID TRANSCRIPTIONALLY ACTIVE 14-like, whose translation is MASSIPLYQPTNTLFSNTQFKGSRRGFLWRPSYSFGSRAENRARPIKASVGAPPFPLFKPPQVEETSSELEPADPDFYKIGYVRSMRAYGVHFKEGPDGFGVYASKDVEPLRRARVVMEIPLELMLTISKKLPWMFFPDIIPLDHPIFDIINSTNPETDWDLRLACLLLYAFDCEGNFWQLYGDFLPSADECTSLLLASEEELLELQDSDLASTIRKQQQRALEFWESNWHSAAPLKIKRLAHDPQRFAWAVGIAQSRCINMQTRIGALNQEANMLIPYADMLNHSFEPNCFFHWRFKDRMLEVLINAGQRIRKGDEMTVNYMSTQKNDMFMQRYGFSSPVNPWDEIKFSGNARIHLDSFVSIFHISGLPEEYYHNNCLSNAGDSFVDGAVIAAARTLPSWSDGDVPPIPSVERKAAKELQDECQKMLAAFATTSKQDQKLLGSMTDATRTLEAAIKYRLHRKLFMEKVIQALEMYQEQILF